In the Candidatus Rhodoblastus alkanivorans genome, one interval contains:
- a CDS encoding DUF6117 family protein, protein MSIPDHAQANFQTLLRAAENGDLALMECADALTGETRYVICAVGREGSDFLFTPFGHLADGNPYEAYDPPLESSS, encoded by the coding sequence ATGAGCATCCCCGATCACGCACAGGCCAATTTTCAGACGCTGCTGCGCGCTGCGGAAAATGGCGATCTCGCATTGATGGAATGCGCCGACGCCCTGACCGGCGAGACGCGCTACGTTATCTGCGCGGTTGGACGGGAGGGATCAGACTTCCTCTTCACCCCCTTTGGTCATCTCGCGGATGGCAATCCCTATGAGGCTTACGATCCGCCGCTTGAGTCCTCGTCTTGA
- a CDS encoding ParB/RepB/Spo0J family partition protein has translation MATAVQKITLASARDIPFNKLVLSQANVRRLKAGLSIEELAESIARRGLIQSLHVRAVLDAEGEETGMFEVPAGGRRYRALELLVKQKRLNKTAPVPCIVSEANDGILIEEVSLAENIERAPLHPLDQYRAFQAMREKGMSEEAIAAAFFVGVNVVKQRLRLASVSPALLEIYADDGMTLEQLMAFTVSQDHARQEQVWEAIRNGWQKEPYQIRRILTETTVRASDKRALFVGVEAYEAAGGVVLRDLFQSDDGGWLQDVALLDRLAADKLKAAAEEIAAEGWKWIEVAVSLPYGVTYGLRELLGVATELTEDERTAMEALQAERDKLESEYEAAEELPEEIDRRLGEIETALENLEKRPLHYDSVEIAHAGAFVSIAADGALSVDRGYVRPVDEPPVTTEGEDAPECQAATADPEESPALQRAVITLGGELAQPEEEEDEGIKPLPDRLVTELTAHRTLALRDAVANNPHIAMTALLHKLVSDNFLRPAGPGCLEASVRHVFFPAQTEELKDCPSAKSIDERRESWGDHIPADDDRLWDWLAALDEGSRMALLAHCVSYGVNALYERPNPYGASGVTEHGLKSRLRQADRLARATGLDMVEAGWRPTVGNYLGRVTKARILEAVREGAGDRAAQLLEHLKKGDMAKEAERLLADCNWLPEPLRLDSPDGEPLEETSAGADQGEDALPAFLADGGDDDEVSEAEDDQSGVLAAE, from the coding sequence ATGGCGACTGCCGTCCAGAAAATCACCCTCGCGTCCGCGCGCGACATCCCCTTCAACAAGCTGGTTTTGAGCCAGGCGAACGTCCGCCGGTTGAAGGCTGGCCTGTCGATTGAGGAACTGGCGGAATCCATCGCCCGACGCGGTCTGATCCAGAGCCTGCACGTCCGCGCCGTGCTCGACGCCGAGGGCGAGGAAACCGGAATGTTCGAGGTGCCGGCGGGCGGACGGCGTTATCGGGCTCTGGAGCTGCTGGTGAAACAGAAACGGCTCAACAAGACCGCGCCGGTGCCCTGCATCGTGTCGGAAGCGAATGACGGGATCCTGATCGAGGAAGTGTCGCTCGCGGAGAATATCGAGCGCGCGCCTTTGCATCCGCTTGACCAGTATCGCGCCTTTCAGGCGATGCGCGAGAAAGGCATGAGCGAGGAGGCCATCGCCGCCGCCTTCTTCGTTGGCGTCAATGTCGTGAAACAGCGCCTGCGGCTTGCTTCCGTGTCGCCCGCGCTGCTCGAAATTTACGCCGATGACGGCATGACGCTGGAGCAGCTGATGGCCTTCACCGTCTCGCAGGATCACGCCCGCCAGGAACAGGTTTGGGAGGCGATCCGGAACGGTTGGCAGAAGGAGCCTTATCAAATCCGTCGCATTCTGACGGAAACCACGGTGCGCGCCTCCGACAAGCGCGCTCTGTTTGTCGGCGTCGAAGCCTATGAAGCCGCTGGCGGCGTTGTCTTGCGCGATCTGTTCCAGTCCGACGATGGCGGCTGGCTGCAGGACGTCGCCTTGCTCGACCGTTTGGCGGCGGACAAGCTCAAGGCCGCCGCCGAGGAGATCGCTGCCGAGGGCTGGAAATGGATCGAGGTTGCGGTCAGCCTTCCTTATGGCGTCACCTATGGCCTGCGGGAGCTTTTGGGCGTGGCGACCGAGCTGACCGAGGACGAACGGACGGCGATGGAGGCGCTCCAGGCTGAACGGGACAAGCTCGAAAGCGAATATGAGGCGGCCGAGGAACTGCCGGAAGAGATCGACCGGCGTCTCGGCGAAATCGAGACCGCGCTCGAGAATCTTGAAAAGCGCCCGCTTCATTACGACTCTGTCGAAATCGCACACGCCGGCGCCTTCGTCAGCATCGCCGCGGATGGCGCGCTCTCCGTCGATCGCGGTTATGTCCGCCCAGTGGATGAACCGCCCGTCACGACCGAAGGCGAGGACGCGCCCGAATGCCAAGCTGCGACCGCTGATCCGGAGGAATCTCCGGCGCTTCAACGCGCGGTCATCACCCTTGGCGGCGAGCTTGCGCAGCCGGAGGAAGAGGAGGACGAGGGCATCAAGCCCCTGCCTGACCGTCTCGTCACCGAATTGACCGCGCACCGCACTTTGGCGCTTCGCGACGCCGTCGCCAACAATCCGCATATCGCCATGACGGCCTTGCTGCACAAACTGGTGTCGGACAATTTTCTGCGCCCGGCTGGCCCGGGATGTCTGGAGGCGAGCGTCCGGCACGTCTTCTTTCCGGCGCAGACGGAGGAGCTGAAGGACTGTCCGTCGGCGAAATCCATTGACGAGCGGCGCGAAAGCTGGGGCGACCATATTCCCGCCGATGACGACCGGCTGTGGGATTGGCTGGCGGCGCTGGACGAGGGGAGCCGCATGGCGCTGCTCGCTCATTGTGTGAGCTATGGCGTCAATGCGCTTTACGAGAGACCCAATCCCTATGGGGCCTCGGGCGTCACCGAGCACGGCCTGAAAAGCCGCCTGCGCCAAGCCGATCGCCTGGCGCGGGCGACAGGCCTCGACATGGTGGAGGCCGGCTGGCGGCCGACGGTCGGCAATTACCTCGGACGCGTCACCAAGGCGCGGATACTCGAAGCGGTGCGCGAGGGAGCCGGCGACAGGGCGGCGCAACTGCTCGAGCATCTCAAAAAGGGCGACATGGCCAAGGAAGCCGAGCGGCTGCTAGCGGATTGCAACTGGCTGCCCGAGCCGTTGCGCCTGGACTCTCCTGATGGCGAGCCGCTTGAGGAAACCTCTGCCGGAGCTGACCAAGGCGAAGATGCGCTGCCCGCATTCCTCGCCGACGGCGGCGATGACGATGAAGTCTCCGAAGCCGAAGACGACCAAAGTGGCGTACTCGCCGCCGAGTGA